The Candidatus Methylomirabilota bacterium nucleotide sequence TATACCTGGAAGGCGGCAGGCCGCGCTTCGCCTATGGGACGATGGGAGGCGACGGGCAGCCCCAGACGCAGGCCGCGCTGCTCACGCGCCGCCTCGACCGGGGGCTCGGCCCCCAGGCGTGCGTGGAGGCGCCGCGCTGGCTCTACGGGCGGACGTGGGGCGCGCCCTCGCGCTTCCTCAATCTCGAAGGCAGGTACGGCGCCGATCTGGCGCGCGATCTCGCGGCCCGCGGCCACGACATCAAGATGGGCGGCGACTGGGACGATCTCTTCGGCCACGCGCAGTGCATATGGCTCGACCCGGATGGCGGCCTCGCCGGCGGCTCGGACCCGCGCGCCGACGGCGCCGCGCTCGGATTCTGACGGAGGGCACCTCATGGACCGACTGCGGACCTCGCTCTGCGATCTCCTCAAGATCGAGTATCCGATTCTTCAGTCCGGCATGGGCTCGGTCGCCGGCCCGGAGCTCGTCGCCGAGGTCTCGCGAGCCGGCGGGCTCGGCATCCTGGCGGGGCTCAGGCTCTCCGCCGCGGAGCTCCGCAAGGGCATCCGGCGCGTGCGTGAGCTGACCGACCACCCCTTTGGCGTCAACCTCTGGCTTCACACGCAGATCCGTCCCCCGGTCGATCCGGCCGCCCTGTCC carries:
- a CDS encoding gamma-glutamyltransferase, whose translation is YLEGGRPRFAYGTMGGDGQPQTQAALLTRRLDRGLGPQACVEAPRWLYGRTWGAPSRFLNLEGRYGADLARDLAARGHDIKMGGDWDDLFGHAQCIWLDPDGGLAGGSDPRADGAALGF